The Chanodichthys erythropterus isolate Z2021 chromosome 5, ASM2448905v1, whole genome shotgun sequence sequence CCAAAGGACCATATCCGGCTCTATAGCATGAGATTCTGCCCTTTTGCCCAACGGACAAGATTGGTGCTCAATGCCAAGGGAATGAAGTGAGTACAAACACAAACTGGCATTAACTAAAGCATAAACATTATCTCTGCTTTGAGTGAAAAGAAAAGCCTCTATGATTAATTGTATTTGCATTTCATCGTAGACACGACATCATCAACATCAATTTGAGGAATAAGCCAGATTGGTTTCTGGAGAAGAATCCTCTTGGTTTAGTGCCAACGCTGGAGACCCAGAGTGGTCAGGTGATATACGAGTCACCAATCACTTGTGATTACCTGGATGAGGTCTACCCTCAGAAGAAACTGCTTCCATCCGACCCGTTTGAGAGGGCCCAACAGAAAATGCTGCTGGAGCATTTCTCAAAGGTATTTACTAATGCACTTCCACATGGATATTACATATTGCTagatttaatcaatttaatattttcatcaatATGATTGGATGTTCTTTTTAGGTGACTCCCTACTTCTATAAGATCCCAGTAAGCAGGGCAAAAGGAGAAGATGTGTCTGCACTTGAAGCAGAACTTAAAGAGAAACTTTCCCAATTAAATGAGGTTGGTTGGAACACCAGTAATATTATAACTGTTAAGCAGATGTCATGGGATTCTTTTCAGTTGAGTTCAGTTATCACTTCATGTATCAACTTGTGCTTTCCCTGTGTATTTAATGGCATTTGTCAGACCCTTGTCAAGAAGAAGACCAAGTTTTTTGGAGGAGATTCAATAACAATGATTGACTACATGATGTGGCCATGGTTTGAGAGGATGGAGATAATGGAGCTGAAGCAGTATGTTTTTATCtactttttattacatttattaagtGCACAAGCAATAGAGAAAGAGATATGTTATGGTTATGACataaattcagatattttaCTTCCCATTTAGTTTCctcaaaacaaaaaatcattttatcaCACGAAGAAATGAATATCACATTCTGACATACTGTATGATGATTTAAAATGATGATTAGAAACTCAAAGTCATCTTAGTGATttagaaaaatcattaaattagaCTTATCTGAATGATTGCTTTGCACATTAACACCCTATTTTCATCATTCCCAGCTGTTTGGACAGCACTCCTCAGCTGAAGAAGTGGACTGAACATATGTTGGAGGATCCCACTGTAAAAGCCACAATGTTCAGCACAGAAATCTACAAGGTGTTCTACAAATCCTACATGGAGGGAAACCCCAATTATGATTATGGTTTATAGAATAAATAATTGTTCTCTGGTAAAACATATCTTGATTGCCTATCAGACATTGGGTACAAAAGTCAGTTAATACTGTTTAGTCCGTCTATCTGTTATACTATGATCCCAATTAATGTGAAGAAAATGTAATGCCTCGTATATCATTCTTTATGTCCTTTCGATTTGTGGTGTGGatatcaaaaacatacatttaaaactTTGATGATCTTGTGAATGAATCATATGAAATTACTCATACTGAATTACTATGCCTGAAAGATTGTTTTAATAACCAGCTGAATTAATTACATACCTCAATATAAATTGTTACCAGtgcaatgaaataaaataaataataaaacaaaaaatacaagtTTCTGGAGTTCCTTCAATATCAGTTATAGAATTTTTGACTAATCTGATTTTAGCCCATATGCATTCTTTCATGGCTTATAATGAGATTTCCCAGTGTAATTACTGCATCATCATCCACAATGACTGACAGCATGTTATAGATGCCAGTGCTCAAGGGTTAAAATGGTAACAGGGCTCTCAGTAATTCACAAGTCATTCTTTCTGGAATTTAACCTGCAGTGTTTGTCTTAATAGCCATAATCATCACAGGTGTCTACCACTGACTCCAATGAGTCACATCATACACACCAAGACCTCAGAGTTATATGGGATCCATAATCTTACCAGAAGCAGGAAGAGTGCCACTGATGTTTAACAGAAATGCAGGACAGATAACCACCTAAATTGTCTTTCTCATCTGACCATACCAGAGCAAAAGCATTTATCATGATATGTACATAAAGCTTTAAGTTACTTTAAAGACAAAACGGTGATACTGCAATGGTACATGTACAAAAAAAGAGTATAGTAATAATATCACAGTACATATAGTGCTTTCTTGTTAACATCCTCCTTACAGTTCATTAatttcccaggtgaaaaaatgtacatttctatgatatacttaaagtgctctattttcgtgcactaatcttgtacttaatatactaaaaattcttctttagtactactTAAGATCATctaactgtgctattttgagacaccatgaaatatgtactaaaatgtgcttttaatatactatctttgtattttaaaaatgtatttagatactacttatagtacatttgaacccatagtgtactacaagtggtagctaaatatatatttctaaatacagagatagtatattagaAGCccatttaagttcatatttcatattgtcTCAAAATGGCACAGAtattcttaagatgatcttaagtagtactaaagaagaattttagtatattaagtacaaaattagagtactttaagtatattatagaagtgtactttttgtTCACCTGGGTTGATACATACTAAAAGTGTAAAGCTGACTGTTGGATGATTTTTATAATAGGTTTAGGTGAGCTTTGGTTCTTGTTTGCTGAAGTGCTCCACCCTGATCAgaacaataaaactaaaaaaacatcAGACATCTGCCAGTTACCTTTTAGATATTTCTTGCATTGATAAGTATGACTGTGCACAACAGAAGCTTCGAGATGTCAGTGCCATAACCTATGACTAAGTGACCCTTGAATTAGggcaaatttacaaaaaaacaaaaggtcTATATCCTGACAAATTGACAAGGTGACTCATTCTACAGCTGTAGTACTGCAAAAGAAATCATTGCATGACATTGCAAAACGCCCACGCAACATAAACAGTGAGCATTAACAGGCAAGAAAAGAACATGGCATGATCTGATGGGAATATATTGTCTTTTTATATAATAAGGTGTCGTACTTGACTTGTGATATGGATaagaggattaaaaaaaaattacacagtcCAGAAATAAGTTGTCATTTCAAATGTTATGtcagcaataaggtacgagaagCTATATTATGAATGGCTATAGGTGTTTTTAAGCACTGTTTAGAAAAAGGTTAATGAATGAAGGTGACCTGATTTCTAAAAATGGAAATCAGGATCATTTCTTAGACACAGTGAGTATTCAATATTTAGACCATTGAACTATGTATTAAAAAAGAgacaatacatttttgaatgcaAAGGAGCAGTTATGGCGTGCAGTATTCCAGGCATGGGCCCAAAAATCACCACTTTATTTggaattgttttttattatttatttttattttatcttatatACACGTTTTATCAATAGTGTTGTATAATAAAATTGAAATCTGTAAATTATAGAAAGTTATTAGTGAAAGAATTATAtgacaatttaatattttttattttcacaaaCTGTGAATATAATGTAGGCCTATAGAGTAGCCTAATTACATCTTTTATtaactttaaaaatgttattttatgtttgtgcttttgaaaGCTATCTTGGTTGGGCTATTTAAGTGTTTTGAACTTAAAACTGGGACCAAAAATCATA is a genomic window containing:
- the gsto1 gene encoding glutathione S-transferase omega-1 isoform X2, which encodes MAASQKCLGKGSAAPGPVPKDHIRLYSMRFCPFAQRTRLVLNAKGMKHDIININLRNKPDWFLEKNPLGLVPTLETQSGQVIYESPITCDYLDEVYPQKKLLPSDPFERAQQKMLLEHFSKVTPYFYKIPVSRAKGEDVSALEAELKEKLSQLNETLVKKKTKFFGGDSITMIDYMMWPWFERMEIMELKHCLDSTPQLKKWTEHMLEDPTVKATMFSTEIYKVFYKSYMEGNPNYDYGL
- the gsto1 gene encoding glutathione S-transferase omega-1 isoform X1, encoding MNCIMTLLLKRHFGSLETCTGSAAPGPVPKDHIRLYSMRFCPFAQRTRLVLNAKGMKHDIININLRNKPDWFLEKNPLGLVPTLETQSGQVIYESPITCDYLDEVYPQKKLLPSDPFERAQQKMLLEHFSKVTPYFYKIPVSRAKGEDVSALEAELKEKLSQLNETLVKKKTKFFGGDSITMIDYMMWPWFERMEIMELKHCLDSTPQLKKWTEHMLEDPTVKATMFSTEIYKVFYKSYMEGNPNYDYGL